The following proteins are encoded in a genomic region of Natrinema sp. DC36:
- the gatD gene encoding Glu-tRNA(Gln) amidotransferase subunit GatD: MNPGDRVRVDRADRTYEGVLLPSNTDEQLVVKLEGGYNVGVDREAADVSVLAEDVYEIDGTDSAGTDDEAGSSEIEFDDDLPTISLLSTGGTIASTIDYRTGAVTAQFDAEDVLRAVPDLAGRANYRGRVVANILSENMEPPIWRDLAEAVHEEIAAGADGVVVMHGTDTMQYSASVLSFMLETPVPIVFTGSQRSADRPSSDNVMNAVSAVEAAKSDCAEVMVCMHASESDDRCALHRGTRVRKNHTSRRDAFETVGAEPLGAVDYETEEIEFHSEYQERGETELELADDLEDDVELLKFTPGMDPQFLDVVEGSEGLVIEGTGLGHVHTDLIPRIEELIEDGTTVVMTSQCLEGRVCDRVYDTGRDLLEAGVVEAGDTLPGTATVKLMWALANSDDVEEAMGTSLAGEIQERSVPWE; encoded by the coding sequence ATGAACCCAGGCGACCGCGTCCGCGTCGACCGCGCGGATCGCACGTACGAAGGCGTGTTGCTCCCCTCGAACACGGACGAGCAGCTCGTAGTGAAACTCGAGGGCGGCTACAACGTCGGCGTCGATCGGGAGGCGGCCGACGTGTCGGTCCTCGCGGAGGACGTCTACGAGATCGACGGCACGGACTCGGCGGGGACGGACGACGAGGCGGGGAGTTCGGAGATCGAGTTCGACGACGATCTGCCGACGATTTCGCTGCTCTCGACCGGCGGGACGATCGCCTCGACGATCGATTACCGGACGGGCGCGGTGACGGCGCAGTTCGACGCCGAAGACGTCCTGCGGGCCGTTCCTGACCTCGCGGGCCGCGCGAACTACCGCGGGCGGGTCGTCGCCAACATCCTCTCGGAAAACATGGAGCCGCCGATCTGGCGGGACCTCGCCGAGGCGGTCCACGAGGAGATCGCGGCCGGTGCCGACGGCGTCGTCGTCATGCACGGCACCGACACGATGCAGTACTCCGCGTCGGTCCTTTCGTTCATGCTCGAGACGCCGGTGCCGATCGTCTTCACCGGCTCCCAGCGCTCGGCCGACCGGCCGTCCTCGGATAACGTGATGAACGCCGTCTCGGCCGTCGAGGCCGCCAAGAGCGATTGTGCCGAGGTCATGGTTTGTATGCACGCCTCCGAATCGGACGACCGCTGTGCGCTCCATCGAGGCACCCGCGTCCGGAAGAACCATACCTCTCGTCGCGACGCGTTCGAGACCGTCGGCGCGGAGCCGCTGGGTGCGGTCGACTACGAGACCGAGGAAATCGAGTTCCACAGCGAGTATCAGGAGCGCGGTGAGACGGAACTCGAACTCGCCGACGACCTCGAGGACGACGTCGAACTGCTCAAGTTCACGCCCGGGATGGATCCTCAGTTCCTCGACGTGGTCGAGGGAAGCGAGGGACTCGTCATCGAAGGGACCGGGCTCGGCCACGTCCACACCGATCTGATTCCCCGCATCGAAGAACTGATCGAAGACGGGACGACGGTCGTCATGACCAGTCAATGTCTCGAGGGGCGGGTCTGCGACCGGGTCTACGATACCGGTCGGGACCTGCTCGAGGCCGGCGTGGTCGAGGCCGGCGATACGCTCCCGGGGACGGCGACGGTTAAGCTGATGTGGGCGCTCGCGAATTCGGACGACGTCGAGGAAGCGATGGGGACCTCGCTGGCCGGCGAGATTCAGGAACGGTCGGTCCCCTGGGAGTAG
- the mfnA gene encoding tyrosine decarboxylase MfnA, producing MQIEPQAFDRVLSSMCTEPHPAARDAAERFLATNPGDPGTYPNVSALEDDAIAFLSEIAGLDDPAGYVTSGGTEANIQAVRIARERAESRSPNVVMPESGHFSFQKAADLLGVELRLVPTDERHRADLEAVRASVDDDTALVVGVAGTTEYGRVDPIPELGEIAASVDAMLHVDAAWGGFVLPFTDYEWHFDHAAVDTMTIDPHKMGQAAVPAGGLLVRSPDLLDELAVDTPYLESTSQATLTGTRSGAGVASAVAAMEELWPGGYRRQYTRSQNNAEWLADALEKRGYRVAEPTLPLVAADVPRSTFDALRAKGWRISRTATGELRVVCMPHVTREMLASFIGDLDRLEVRASVPVVSND from the coding sequence ATGCAAATCGAGCCGCAAGCGTTCGATCGGGTTCTCTCGTCGATGTGTACGGAACCCCATCCTGCGGCGCGCGATGCGGCCGAGCGGTTTCTCGCGACGAACCCCGGTGATCCCGGCACCTATCCGAACGTGTCGGCGCTCGAGGACGACGCCATCGCCTTCTTGAGCGAGATCGCGGGACTGGACGACCCGGCGGGTTACGTTACCAGCGGCGGCACGGAGGCGAACATTCAGGCGGTCCGGATCGCCCGCGAGCGGGCCGAGAGCCGCTCGCCGAACGTGGTCATGCCCGAGTCGGGTCACTTCAGTTTCCAGAAGGCCGCCGACCTGCTCGGCGTCGAACTGCGACTCGTCCCGACCGACGAGCGGCATCGGGCCGACCTCGAGGCCGTCCGCGCGAGCGTCGACGACGACACCGCGCTGGTGGTCGGCGTCGCCGGGACGACCGAGTACGGCCGCGTCGACCCCATCCCGGAACTGGGCGAAATCGCGGCGTCGGTCGACGCCATGCTTCACGTCGACGCCGCCTGGGGCGGCTTCGTCCTTCCCTTTACCGACTACGAGTGGCATTTCGATCACGCCGCGGTCGACACGATGACGATCGACCCCCACAAGATGGGACAGGCCGCCGTTCCCGCGGGGGGACTGCTCGTCCGCTCTCCCGACCTGCTCGACGAACTCGCCGTCGACACGCCGTACCTCGAGTCGACCTCCCAGGCGACGCTGACCGGCACCCGTTCGGGTGCGGGCGTCGCCAGCGCCGTCGCCGCGATGGAGGAGCTGTGGCCCGGCGGCTACCGCCGCCAGTACACCCGCTCGCAGAACAACGCCGAATGGCTCGCCGACGCCCTCGAGAAGCGGGGCTATCGGGTCGCCGAGCCCACGCTCCCGCTGGTCGCGGCCGACGTGCCGCGGTCGACGTTCGACGCGCTGCGGGCCAAGGGCTGGCGCATTTCGCGGACCGCGACGGGCGAGTTGCGGGTCGTCTGCATGCCCCACGTCACCCGCGAGATGTTAGCTTCCTTTATCGGGGATCTGGATCGGCTCGAGGTGCGCGCGAGCGTGCCGGTCGTGAGCAACGATTAG